One window of the Tachypleus tridentatus isolate NWPU-2018 chromosome 10, ASM421037v1, whole genome shotgun sequence genome contains the following:
- the LOC143229248 gene encoding POU domain, class 3, transcription factor 4-like, which yields MATSTSNPFDATSNVEPLTNTHGFSSSREMQVASSQGGYVREPTEMKYMPPQHQGPNGHALGSHHQWVSLPHHSDPSGWPSNMHHHGLHSQDIKPPHHSGSELHHGSLTHHRPPQHMTPWHPSSLAGQHMANMSPSTNGSSPLQHPAYAMNGMMTHGGVQIHPAMREVPQHLAGEQFPQLHHPLHHHDNGHHRMHPDSDEPGLIETPPPSSDDLESFAKQFKQRRIKLGFTQADVGLALGTLYGNVFSQTTICRFEALQLSFKNMCKLKPLLAKWLEEADCTTGSPTSIDKIAAQGRKRKKRTSIEVSVKSALESHFHKQPKPSAQEISALADSLQIEKEVVRVWFCNRRQKEKRMTPPVTSMGPNNLTNRTGSVTTSTNSNTEMLMGHRDGGIHGGSPVHLHNHSHSPPMLHSPTPHSTSHSIHTVGQSLTAH from the coding sequence ATGGCTACCAGTACGTCCAATCCATTCGACGCCACAAGTAACGTGGAACCTCTTACGAACACACACGGCTTTAGCAGCAGCAGAGAAATGCAAGTGGCCAGCTCCCAAGGCGGCTACGTGAGGGAGCCTACAGAAATGAAGTACATGCCACCGCAGCACCAGGGTCCAAACGGACATGCTCTCGGGTCCCACCATCAATGGGTTAGCCTACCCCATCACAGTGATCCCTCGGGCTGGCCGTCCAACATGCACCATCACGGACTGCATTCGCAGGACATCAAACCACCGCATCACTCAGGATCAGAGCTACACCATGGTTCCTTGACCCACCACCGTCCGCCGCAGCATATGACACCCTGGCACCCGTCCTCCCTAGCGGGCCAGCACATGGCTAACATGTCGCCATCAACCAACGGCTCCTCACCCCTTCAACACCCAGCATACGCCATGAATGGAATGATGACCCATGGCGGGGTGCAGATCCACCCTGCAATGAGGGAGGTTCCACAACATCTCGCAGGAGAACAGTTCCCTCAGTTACACCACCCTCTTCATCACCACGACAACGGACACCACCGAATGCACCCAGACAGTGACGAACCTGGTTTAATCGAGACACCACCACCCTCATCGGACGACCTAGAAAGCTTTGCTAAACAATTTAAACAACGCCGGATCAAGCTAGGCTTCACGCAGGCAGACGTTGGGCTGGCACTCGGCACGCTTTACGGTAACGTTTTCAGTCAGACTACAATTTGCAGGTTCGAAGCTTTGCAGCTCAGCTTCAAGAATATGTGTAAGTTAAAGCCTTTACTAGCCAAATGGTTGGAAGAGGCGGACTGCACTACGGGATCGCCGACGTCCATCGACAAGATCGCCGCTCAGGGTCGGAAAAGAAAAAAACGAACGAGCATCGAGGTGTCTGTGAAAAGTGCGTTAGAAAGTCACTTTCACAAACAGCCCAAACCCTCGGCTCAAGAGATCTCCGCCCTTGCTGACAGTCTGCAGATAGAAAAAGAGGTTGTccgagtttggttttgtaatcgTCGTCAGAAGGAGAAAAGAATGACCCCTCCTGTAACATCCATGGGTCCGAACAACCTAACCAACAGAACTGGCTCGGTGACTACTTCTACCAACAGTAACACTGAAATGTTGATGGGGCACAGAGATGGTGGTATTCATGGTGGCAGTCCGGTTCACCTTCATAACCACTCTCACAGTCCACCCATGCTCCATTCTCCGACTCCTCATTCAACTAGCCATTCGATTCACACAGTAGGACAATCGCTGACCGCTCACTGA